A window of the Fusarium poae strain DAOMC 252244 chromosome 3, whole genome shotgun sequence genome harbors these coding sequences:
- a CDS encoding hypothetical protein (TransMembrane:1 (o64-84i)), with translation MSRFFPHAPYAEDQPLARTILTTHVIVRAITLNTIIATGITTTRQLIPFFRPKSPDALTFLPRLIRSASTGTVAALGVGALMTFGRMRGREEIEWQDRSWRLLENPGQVETDDWTTVGAGAGALIGANAVKGLGLGWRGAVGGLGLGTVGGMLGYMAWRYGVNGGKFRNKEDTL, from the coding sequence ATGTCACGATTCTTTCCACATGCTCCTTATGCAGAGGATCAACCTCTTGCGCGTACTATTCTCACAACTCATGTCATAGTGAGAGCAATCACACTAAACACAATCATTGCTACGGGCATAACAACAACACGCCAACTCATCCCCTTCTTCCGTCCAAAATCACCTGATGCCCTCacttttcttcctcgtctCATCCGCTCAGCATCAACAGGCACAGTCGCAGCCTTGGGCGTGGGCGCTCTCATGACATTTGGTCGCATGCGCGGCAGAGAAGAGATTGAGTGGCAGGATCGAAGTTGGAGGTTACTAGAGAACCCGGGCCAGGTTGAGACTGATGACTGGACTACTGTGGGCGCTGGAGCTGGGGCTTTGATAGGTGCCAATGCGGTCAAAGGATTGGGATTGGGTTGGAGAGGTGCTGTTGGAGGATTGGGGTTGGGTACTGTAGGAGGAATGTTGGGATATATGGCTTGGAGATATGGTGTCAACGGAGGCAAGTTTCGAAACAAGGAAGACACTTTGTAG
- a CDS encoding hypothetical protein (MEROPS:MER0011829~BUSCO:23476at5125) has protein sequence MMKKFTRAYSSAATTLGSNPIPPSKIQYIPTSGKYPKGFIASGVLAGVKPGNTSKPDIAIVTSDRPCAAAGVFTKNKFQAAPVTYSRKLLQQKKNAGLRSVVVNSGNANAVTGTGGLEDATSMARTTDQRVGDEDSTIVMSTGVIGQRLPIQKILDKIPTAVSKAGSSHTHWLECAKAICTTDTFPKLMSRSFELPSSPGVEYRIAGMTKGAGMIAPNMATLLTILATDAPISPTVMPNVLRHAVDRSFNSITIDGDTSTNDTVALLANGAAGGKEVTSEQSPDYEAFQKLLTEFSVDLAKYVVRDGEGATKFVTIRVVDSASEEAARQIGRTIATSPLVKTALYGKDANWGRVLCATGYALISAPGQPANDVPEITPERTNVSFIPTDGSAELKLLVNGEPEQVDETRAAEILAMEDLEIVIRLGTGDKSAVHYTCDFSHDYVTINGDYRT, from the exons atgatgaagaaattCACCCGCGCCTACTCTTCGGCGGCGACCACTCTGGGCTCAAACCCTATCCCTCCTTCAAAGATCCAGTATATTCCTACTTCAGGCAAATACCCCAAAGGCTTCATCGCCTCGGGCGTCTTGGCTGGTGTTAAGCCTGGAAACACCAGCAAGCCCGACATCGCCATCGTCACATCTGACCGACCATGCGCCGCTGCTGGAGTCTTCACAAAGAACAAGTTCCAAGCTGCTCCTGTAACGTACAGTAGGAAATTGTtgcagcagaagaagaacgcTGGTCTGCGAAGCGTCGTCGTCAATTCGGGTAACGCAAATGCCGTCACCGGCACCGGAGGTCTTGAAGATGCTACCAGCATGGCTCGCACCACGGACCAGAGAGTTGGCGATGAGGATTCTACTATTGTTATGAGTACCGGAGTTATTGGACAGAG GCTTCCAATTCAGAAGATTCTTGACAAGATTCCTACGGCTGTTAGCAAGGCCGGTAGCTCTCACACCCACTGGCTTGAATGCGCAAAGGCGATCTGCACAACAGACACCTTCCCCAAGCTTATGTCTCGAAGCTTTGAGCTTCCTTCTTCGCCAGGTGTCGAGTACCGCATTGCTGGTATGACCAAGGGTGCCGGCATGATTGCTCCCAACATGGCGACACTTCTCACCATCTTGGCTACCGATGCTCCTATTTCCCCTACTGTTATGCCTAATGTTCTTCGACACGCAGTGGACCGATCATTCAACTCCATCACTATTGATGGCGACACTTCTACCAACGACACTGTCGCTCTTCTCGCCAACGGTGCAGCTGGTGGCAAGGAGGTCACTTCTGAGCAGTCTCCCGACTACGAAGCTTTCCAGAAGCTCTTAACCGAGTTTTCTGTCGACCTGGCCAAGTATGTTGTCCGAGATGGCGAGGGTGCTACCAAATTTGTGACCATCCGCGTCGTCGATAGTGCGTCCGAGGAGGCAGCTCGCCAGATTGGCCGAACTATTGCTACATCACCCCTCGTCAAGACCGCCCTCTACGGCAAGGATGCCAACTGGGGCCGAGTTCTCTGCGCTACCGGCTACGCTCTTATCTCTGCCCCCGGGCAGCCCGCGAACGACGTTCCTGAGATTACTCCTGAGCGAACCAACGTTTCTTTCATCCCTACCGACGGCTCGGCTGAGTTGAAGCTGCTGGTTAACGGCGAGCCTGAGCAGGTTGACGAGACACGAGCGGCTGAGATCCTTGCCATGGAGGATCTTGAGATCGTTATCAGGCTCGGAACAGGTGACAAGTCTGCTGTGCATTACACTTGCGATTTCAGCCATGACTATGTTACCATTAACGGAGACTACCGAACATAG
- a CDS encoding hypothetical protein (TransMembrane:1 (n4-12c16/17o32-49i)), producing MHRIAFWSLFGLGARFWQMGIEMRPFFSKSSLWVYPVYAAGGASFGYWLQGVDDRQTDTLKERKNILLEKRARKAERDAQAQA from the exons ATGCACCGCATCGCTTTCTGGAGCCTCTTCG GCCTCGGCGCCCGATTCTGGCAAATGGGTATTGAAATGCGCCCCTTCTTCAGCAAGTCCTCCCTGTGGGTGTACCCCGTGTACGCAGCCGGCGGTGCCAGCTTCGGATATTGGCTCCAGGGCGTCGACGATAGACAAACCGACACACTGAAGGAGCGAAAGAACATTCTTCTCGAGAAGCGAGCGCGCAAGGCCGAGAGAGatgctcaggctcaggcttaa
- a CDS encoding hypothetical protein (TransMembrane:1 (i160-181o)) yields MDLTKVPRKVWEHPNPKSTAMWAFMQDANRIHGLNLKTFNDLYDWSCSKRSDFYAQLWTSQKWIHEGSYSYVVDESIPITKLPTWFPGIRLNYAENLLWTQGNAPGERSTLHKEDDTIAITEVREGNSSVKNVTWGELRQRVARTASALKQRGMEKGDRVVIVGAHAVETCVVFLATTWLGGLFSSSSTDMGVGGLLQRTVQIDPKFVFFDDGALYNGKVIDLRDKIKGVAEGMKECPSFKGVIVVQRFDTAQDTSSIPNTQRLESFLSSASSTPPPIERVDFQDPMVVYYSSGTTGTPKAIVHGVGPILVSVAKEGVLHRELTHKDVALQYTTTGWIMYLASVTRLAFGGRTVFYDGSPFAPDRSVLLRIVEEQKVTNLGISPRWLGELMKEGIVPQKEADLSSLTAVLSTGMVLKEQVFEWFYDGAFPNHIKLANFSGGTDIAACFVMENPLCPIYAGGCPGRVIGTPMAIYPSSADLTKPIFPVPDGEPGDLVGIAAFPNVPLYLWNDTSPAPGKKYTSAYFDRFPGVWSQGDFAAVHPKTGHIHILGRSDGVLNPSGIRFGSADIYAVLEGGFAKEVTESLCVGQRRPQDHDESVVLFLLMKPGVKFTAELANNIRERIANDLTKRHVPKYIFEVPDIPTTVNGKKVELPVKQIISGSNIKPSGTLLNPESLDYYYQFQKIEEVEQVRAKL; encoded by the exons ATGGATCTGACAAAGGTACCACGAAAAGTCTGGGAACATCCTAATCCTAAAAGCACAGCAATGTGGGCTTTTATGCAGGATGCAAACAGAATCCATGGTCTCAATCTCAAG ACCTTCAACGACTTATACGACTGGTCCTGCTCTAAGCGAAGTGACTTTTACGCCCAGCTTTGGACTTCACAGAAATGGATTCACGAAGGATCATACTCATACGTTGTCGATGAGTCAATTCCCATCACCAAACTTCCTACGTGGTTCCCCGGTATCCGCCTCAACTACGCCGAGAACCTCCTCTGGACACAAGGCAATGCGCCAGGCGAGCGCTCAACTCTTCACAAAGAGGACGACACCATTGCTATCACAGAAGTCCGCGAGGGCAATTCGTCTGTAAAGAATGTTACTTGGGGAGAGCTTCGCCAGAGAGTGGCTAGGACAGCAAGTGCGTTGAAGCAGAGAGGCATGGAGAAGGGAGATCGAGTTGTTATAGTCGGGGCACACGCTGTTGAGACATGTGTTGTGTTTCTGGCTACGACTTGGCTTGGGGGTTTGTTTAGTAGCAGCTCGACTGATATGGGCGTTGGAGGTCTTCTGCAAAGAACTGTTCAGATCGATCCCAAG TTTGTTTTCTTCGATGATGGCGCTCTGTACAACGGCAAAGTCATTGATCTTCGCGACAAGATCAAGGGCGTGGCTGAAGGAATGAAGGAGTGTCCTTCTTTCAAAGGAGTGATTGTCGTTCAACGCTTTGACACTGCTCAAGACACTTCTAGTATTCCGAATACACAGCGTCTTGAATCCTTTCTCTCCTCAGCATCTTCAACACCGCCACCTATCGAGAGAGTAGACTTCCAGGATCCAATGGTAGTTTACTATTCTTCTGGAACTACGGGAACACCCAAGGCCATCGTTCACGGTGTCGGTCCTATTCTTGTTTCCGTCGCCAAAGAGGGTGTTCTTCATCGCGAACTCACGCACAAGGATGTGGCGCTTCAGTACACGACGACGGGCTGGATCATGTACCTTGCCAGTGTCACGAGACTCGCCTTTGGCGGGAGAACTGTGTTTTATGATGGTTCACCATTTGCACCGGATCGATCTGTCTTGTTGAGAATCGTGGAAGAGCAGAAAGTCACGAATTTGGGTATCTCTCCAAGGTGGCTGGGTGAACTTATGAAAGAGGGTATTGTTCCTCAAAAGGAAGCCGACTTAAGCAGTCTCACGGCTGTTTTGAGCACGGGGATGGTATTGAAGGAACAGGTCTTTGAATGGTTCTACGACGGGGCTTTCCCCAATCATATCAAGCTCGCCAACTTTTCAGGTGGTACGGATATC GCCGCCTGCTTTGTTATGGAGAATCCCCTATGCCCTATCTACGCTGGTGGTTGTCCTGGAAGAGTCATTGGCACTCCTATGGCCATATACCCATCTTCAGCTGATCTAACAAAACCAATATTCCCAGTCCCAGACGGCGAGCCAGGAGATTTGGTCGGAATAGCGGCATTCCCAAATGTACCTCTCTATCTGTGGAACGACACGAGTCCCGCTCCAGGTAAAAAGTACACCTCCGCCTACTTTGACCGATTCCCTGGCGTGTGGTCACAGGGTGATTTTGCAGCAGTCCATCCAAAGACTGGGCATATCCATATCCTCGGTCGTTCTGATGGTGTTTTGAATCCGAGCGGTATTCGCTTTGGAAGTGCGGATATCTACGCTGTGCTTGAGGGCGGATTTGCGAAGGAGGTCACCGAGAGTCTTTGTGTAGGCCAGAGACGACCGCAGGATCATGATGAGAGTGTTGTTTTGTTCTTACTGATGAAACCTGGCGTCAAGTTTACGGCTGAGCTTGCAAACAACATCCGAGAGAGAATTGCCAACGACTTGACCAAGAGACATGTGCCCAAGTACATCTTTGAGGTACCTGATATTCCG ACGACTGTCAATGGCAAAAAGGTCGAGTTACCTGTCAAGCAAATCATTTCTGGAAGTAATATCAAGCCAAGCGGGACATTGTTAAACCCCGAGAGTCTGGACTATTACTATCAGTTTCAAAAGATCGAAGAGGTCGAGCAGGTTCGAGCAAAGTTGTAG
- a CDS encoding hypothetical protein (BUSCO:11992at5125) — MESFLREWRQDALNKAQYESAIFIGDKLLALTNDDQDAFWLAQVHFATGNYTRAQAFLSSQNLISRNPSCRYLAGHCLIKQSRFDEALSILGDRNPTHLIANGASNKRKTQPRQTRRRDPVAEEEASNRRYEAAMCFLRGICYAKQNAFDRAKECYKDAVRIDVQCFEAFQQLMNNNLLSPDEEWQFLESLDFDSIHVSGDVSSSQQAADFTKMLYTTRLSKYRNPAAFETAYDSLSTHYHLASNPDLQLARADLLYTQCRYRDALNITNGILQEDKYNFSVYPVHLACLFELKEKNLLFLIAHDLADSHPEEPCSWLAVGVYYFSIGKIPEARRYFSKASMMDAHFGPAWIGFAHTFAAEGEHDQAISAYSTAARLFMGTHLPQVFLGMQNHALNNMTIAEEFLKTAYGLCKTDPLLLNEMGVVKYHQDKPKEAAQYFTAALKIADDMDSDPSAWLAARTNLGHAFRRLRHFNRALAEFDEVLRQGGKDAAIFSAKGLILMEQNKPEEAVTVLHEALAVNPQDSIATELLNKALEETILLDGAAESEAEDLIEFERMLGQQKHDAAVKVNGGRRTAGRMEKGKGRVRRSRRMTVLEDENDPEEKEESMMEMTDDE, encoded by the exons aTGGAAAGCTTCCTTAGGGAATGGCGGCAAGATGCCCTCAACAAGGCGCAATACGAATCAGCCATCTTTATCGGCGACAAGCTGCTGGCGTTGACGA ATGATGACCAAGACGCATTCTGGTTGGCACAAGTCCACTTCGCGACGGGAAACTACACTCGCGCCCAAGCATTTCTCTCCAGCCAAAACCTCATCTCTCGAAACCCATCATGTCGCTATCTCGCCGGCCATTGCCTCATCAAGCAATCCCGTTTCGACGAAGCCCTTTCCATTCTCGGCGACCGTAACCCGACACATCTCATAGCCAACGGCGCGAGCAACAAGCGCAAAACACAGCCACGGCAAACACGACGTCGCGACCCAGTTGCAGAGGAAGAAGCATCGAACAGGAGATATGAAGCTGCTATGTGTTTCCTGCGCGGCATCTGCTATGCCAAGCAGAATGCGTTTGACCGCGCAAAGGAGTGCTATAAAGATGCAGTACGCATCGATGTCCAGTGCTTTGAAGCGTTTCAGCAGCTCATGAACAATAATTTGTTGTCGCCAGATGAGGAGTGGCAGTTCCTTGAGAGTTTAGATTTTGACTCGATCCATGTGTCAGGGGATGTGTCGTCTTCCCAACAGGCGGCCGACTTTACAAAGATGCTCTACACGACACGCCTTTCTAAATACCGAAACCCTGCAGCGTTCGAGACGGCGTATGACTCTCTATCAACACATTATCATCTGGCATCGAACCCCGACCTACAGCTTGCACGGGCAGATCTGTTGTATACGCAATGCCGCTACCGGGATGCGTTGAACATCACGAATGGGATTCTACAAGAGGACAAATACAACTTTAGCGTGTACCCAGTACACTTGGCTTGTTTGTTtgagctcaaggagaagaacttgttgttcttgattGCACACGATTTGGCGGATAGCCACCCTGAAGAGCCATGTTCGTGGCTGGCAGTTGGTGTCTACTACTTTTCAATTGGCAAGATTCCCGAGGCGCGACGATACTTTAGCAAGGCGAGTATGATGGATGCGCACTTTGGACCAGCGTGGATAGGCTTTGCACACACCTTCGCGGCGGAGGGTGAGCACGACCAGGCAATTTCGGCGTATTCGACAGCGGCGAGACTATTTATGGGCACTCATCTGCCTCAAGTGTTCTTGGGTATGCAGAATCATGCCCTCAACAATATGACGATTGCAGAAGAATTCCTCAAGACGGCTTACGGCCTCTGCAAAACGGACCCGCTACTACTGAACGAGATGGGCGTTGTGAAATATCACCAAGACAAACCTAAGGAGGCAGCACAGTATTTTACAGCAGCGCTTAAGATCGCTGATGATATGGACAGTGATCCTTCAGCATGGTTAGCAGCCAGGACAAATCTTGGCCACGCCTTTCGAAGACTGCGGCACTTTAACCGAGCACTGGCTGAGTTTGACGAGGTGTTGAGGCAAGGAGGCAAAGACGCAGCCATCTTCAGTGCAAAAGGTCTCATTCTGATGGAGCAAAATAAACCCGAGGAGGCAGTAACGGTCTTACACGAGGCGTTGGCGGTCAACCCGCAGGATAGTATTGCGACAGAGCTACTTAACAAGGCGCTAGAAGAGACAATACTGCTGGACGGCGCGGCGGAGTCTGAGGCTGAAGACCTGATTGAGTTTGAACGTATGCTGGGACAGCAAAAGCACGATGCGGCTGTCAAGGTAAATGGTGGTCGAAGAACAGCAGGGAGAATGGAGAAGGGTAAGGGAAGAGTGAGACGATCACGGAGAATGACGGTATTGGAGGATGAGAACGATCCAGAGGAGAAAGAGGAAAGTATGATGGAAATGACGGATGAtgagtaa
- a CDS encoding hypothetical protein (BUSCO:44728at5125) produces the protein MASSQPTRWAALARDTNETKIQLALNLDGGDFPPDTDSRLLNSDDSHASQASKSQKIAVNTGIGFLDHMLHALAKHAGWSLALNCKGDLHIDDHHTAEDVCIALGYAFAQALGTPAGLARFGYAYAPLDEALSRAVVDLSNRPYAVVDLGLKREWLGQLSTEMVPHCLQSFAQGARVTLHVHCLHGDNDHHRAESAFKALAIAVKAATTRIPGKEGEVPSTKGTLSA, from the exons ATGGCCTCTTCTCAACCTACCCGATGGGCTGCTCTCGCTCGTGACACCAACGAGACCAAGATCCAGCTCGCTCTCAACCTTGACGGCGGCGATTTCCCTCCAGACACCGATTCCCGTCTTCTCAACAGCGATGATAGCCATGCTTCTCAGGCAAGCAAGTCCCAGAAGATTGCTGTCAACACAGGAATTGGCTTCCTCGACCACATGCTCCATGCCCTGGCTAAGCATGCTGGCTGGAGTCTGGCTCTGAACTGCAAGGGTGACCTTCACA TTGACGACCACCACACTGCCGAAGATGTATGCATCGCCCTTGGTTACGCCTTTGCCCAGGCCCTCGGTACGCCCGCTGGTCTCGCTCGTTTCGGCTATGCCTACGCCCCTCTCGACGAGGCCCTCTCTCGCGCCGTCGTCGACCTCTCTAACCGTCCCTACGCCGTTGTTGACCTTGGCCTGAAGCGAGAGTGGCTCGGCCAGCTCAGCACTGAGATGGTTCCTCACTGCCTGCAGAGCTTTGCTCAGGGTGCTCGTGTCACACTGCACGTTCACTGCCTGCACGGTGACAACGACCACCACCGTGCTGAGAGTGCCTTTAAGGCTCTTGCTATTGCTGTCAAGGCTGCCACCACAAGAATACCTGGTAAGGAGGGCGAGGTGCCCAGCACCAAGGGTACTCTGAGTGCCTAA